Genomic window (Marinobacter panjinensis):
TATCCCTCTCCGAAAATGGCTGGGTGTTGCTGGGGCTGGTGATGGTGCTGGTTCTGATCGCCGGCATGCTGCTGGATGCGATCTCCATCTACCTGATCCTGATCCCGATCGTGCTGCCGCTGATGAATCATTTTGGCTGGAACCCGATCTGGTTCGGCATCCTGCTGGCTATGAACATCGCCATCGGCCAGTTCACGCCGCCGGTGGCCGTTAACCTGATGGTCACCACCCGGATTGCCAACATCCGCCTGGAGCACACCATAGGCTGGGCGATGGTCTTTGTCGCCGCCATGGCGGTCAGCCTGGTGCTGGTAATGCTGGTGCCGGGCATCGCGCTCTGGTTACCGGACAAGCTTGGTTATGTGGTGGGGCCATGGTAGCCGGGTAGAGGGCTATTGGTGATAGTGAGAATCTAATTTCGTTGTTATTTTCAACAATTTTTTCCTATTTCAGATATGATGAAAGAAGGCGAGCAAGCCTAACTTTAACCCGGAGAACATCATGAGCAAGAAACCCATAAAAGATACAGTAACTACCGCCTCAATTGAGGAGCAAACTGCTGAATTTCTGAAGTCCGGCGGATCTGTTGAATATGTGGTCAAGGGTAAAAGCGGACACATCGCTACTGCAGGTTCTAAGCAGATTAATCTGAAAGGTAGCTGATCAGATTGATGCCTGGCATCAATCATTCAGAGATCGGAGGACGCTATGGCTGGTGGTTGGTCACGGGATGGCGCTGTTCAGGATCAGATTGACGCGAGCGTTGAAGATGAAGTGAAACGCGCGCGGAGCCAATTGGCTGTTGGTGAAAGCGCCATCAATTGTGAAGAGTGTGACTGTGTTATTCCGGAAGCCCGCCGCAAAGCGATTCCTGGAGTTCGGTTTTGCGTTGCCTGTCAATCCGCTCTCGAAAAGCAGGAAACCCATGCCAGCGGCATCAATCGCCGTGGCAGCAAGGACAGCCAACTCAGGTAATCTCCAACACTTGAGAGGTTCATCCTCTTTTTTCTCGGGGCTGGCGGCGCAGCTGCTCTCGCTGCTCCACGGCTCCGAACTATACCGCCTTCAAGGACGGTATCCAGGCGCTTACCCGAGGGCTGGCCAAAAACCTCCCTCTGCACTCCGGTAGCCCGGGTCCACGAAGCTCTCGGCCAACGCCGTGATGAACGCCATCAATCAGGTACCAGGGAATCTGCTGCATCAGTGGAGGTAGTGATGAGTCAAAACACAAATCCAATGCCCATTGTTATTGGTGCGTCCGCCGGCGGCATGGCTGCTCTAAAAGACCTGGTAGCACAATTCCCGAAGGATTTTCCGGCGCCCGTTTTCATCGTTAACCATATGGGCGCCCATACCAGCGGTGAAACGCTTGTCCGGGTTTTAAACGAGAGCGGCAATCTCACCTGCGTACATGGACAGGATAATCAAACATTCAAAAGCGGTACGATATATCTGGCGCCTTCCGATCAGCATATGTTGATTGTGAAGGGAAAGATCCTCATCACCAAAGGGGCCAGGGAAAACCGTTCAAGGCCCGCTATTGATCCCTTGTTTCGCTCCGCAGCAGTGGCCTATGGCAACCGGGTAATAGGAATCATCCTGACGGGATACCTGGACGACGGCACCAGTGGCATGATGGCTATCAAACGATGCGGTGGCGTGTGCATTGCGCAAGATCCTGAGGATGCGTCTTATCCGGACATGCCGCAATCG
Coding sequences:
- a CDS encoding DksA/TraR family C4-type zinc finger protein; its protein translation is MAGGWSRDGAVQDQIDASVEDEVKRARSQLAVGESAINCEECDCVIPEARRKAIPGVRFCVACQSALEKQETHASGINRRGSKDSQLR
- a CDS encoding chemotaxis protein CheB, with protein sequence MSQNTNPMPIVIGASAGGMAALKDLVAQFPKDFPAPVFIVNHMGAHTSGETLVRVLNESGNLTCVHGQDNQTFKSGTIYLAPSDQHMLIVKGKILITKGARENRSRPAIDPLFRSAAVAYGNRVIGIILTGYLDDGTSGMMAIKRCGGVCIAQDPEDASYPDMPQSVIANVGADYCLPISGMGALLSELVQRELPESGPVPEDIVIESKIAQRVLSDLSSVEALGEQVPYNCPDCGGVLWQVVEGKLLRYRCHTGHAFTSSALLAQQTVKIEETLWVALRMFEERQNLLVIMSEKESKKSPSSISQRATDSQIHIDRIRAMLKATDKDSHGA